A single region of the Amphiprion ocellaris isolate individual 3 ecotype Okinawa chromosome 4, ASM2253959v1, whole genome shotgun sequence genome encodes:
- the adamtsl7 gene encoding thrombospondin type-1 domain-containing protein 4 has translation MAGLWQQLCSLWQGRALALLHFICFLSPALGVLPWDTESGSSPLEGLEVVKGNFSRTFLRVGYHKIAEIPAGAGNISIQETIKSRNYLALQTQSGVSIINGNWVIDRPGIYTALGTQLTYRRPNEIRSRNGESITAPGPLTEDLHVYLIYQQPGPSIYYEYSLPLKTHPTAEPDIPSDILPLAGPSYADDSLDQDDISNNDIIKETPKPNQVSPDSSVNSEPQPAYTWTKSGYTECSTTCGTGKRQVFWQCVEQDSQATVPADLCDPATGPTNLEEDCNIQSCPAYWDVGEWSECSRRCGPGTQHRQAICRQVTHVQVNGTETAVTVAPVLCGSTDRPVTKSTCQLKICSQWEIRSEWSPCSVPCGVGQRSREVVCVSNLGDVDDDQECNMNLKPDTLQNCDMGACARSWFTSLWSQRCSAECGKGNQTRSVVCLMDHVTDLPLDSCEGERPPEGTLCDSGPCQNRLEWYTGPWGQCSTECGTGTQTRSLACIFINDGQMEVVDQLKCSSLSQPITAQPCTLKPCGVQWYITEWSSCSRSCNGGYRVREVRCLTDSIVPSDRCDPNSMPESREECNKQPCLAEIDPSCSDQYHNCVVVVQARLCIYPYYRSVCCASCSRAQKTYPNSFQKNYIRR, from the exons ATGGCTGGATTGTGGCAGCAGCTCTGCTCTCTGTGGCAGGGTCGAGCTCTGGCTCTCCTCCACTTTATCTGCTTTCTCTCCCCAGCCTTAGGTGTTCTTCCCTGGGATACCGAATCCGGCTCATCCCCTCTGGAG GGGTTGGAGGTGGTGAAGGGGAATTTCTCTCGGACTTTCCTCCGGGTTGGCTACCATAAGATTGCAGAGATTCCTGCAGGAGCCGGCAACATCAGCATTCAGGAGACAATAAAGAGCCGAAATTATTTgg CTCTGCAAACCCAAAGTGGCGTCTCCATCATCAATGGAAACTGGGTGATCGACAGGCCTGGCATCTACACTGCTCTGGGAACTCAGCTGACATACCGACGACCAAATGAGATCCGCTCTCGCAATGGAGAGTCCATCACTGCACCAGGACCGCTGACCGAGGACCTGCATGTTTAT CTGATCTATCAGCAACCAGGCCCAAGTATCTACTACGAGTACAGTCTGCCTTTAAAAACACACCCCACTGCTGAGCCAGATATACCTTCTGATATTCTGCCACTGG CAGGCCCATCCTATGCAGATGACAGTTTGGACCAAGATGACATCAGCAACAATGACATCATCAAGGAAACCCCCAAGCCCAACCAGGTTTCCCCCGATTCCAGCGTGAACTCTGAGCCTCAGCCCGCCTACACCTGGACAAAGAGCGGATACACAGAGTGCAGCACAACCTGTGGCACTG GAAAACGTCAGGTGTTCTGGCAGTGTGTTGAGCAGGATTCCCAGGCGACTGTTCCTGCTGACCTTTGCGATCCCGCCACTGGACCAACAAACCTGGAGGAGGACTGCAACATCCAGTCCTGCCCTGCATA CTGGGATGTGGGGGAGTGGTCCGAGTGCAGCAGGAGGTGTGGGCCTGGCACTCAGCATCGCCAGGCCATATGCCGCCAGGTCACCCACGTCCAAGTCAATGGGACGGAGACTGCGGTTACCGTGGCACCGGTGCTGTGCGGGTCGACTGATAGACCGGTGACCAAGTCGACATGCCAGCTGAAGATCTGCAGTCAGTGGGAGATAAGATCTGAGTGGAGCCCT TGCTCAGTGCCATGTGGAGTGGGCCAGCGCAGCAGGGAGGTGGTGTGTGTGAGCAACCTGGGTGATGTGGATGACGACCAGGAGTGCAACATGAACCTAAAGCCTGACACTCTACAGAACTGTGATATGGGAGCCTGTGCACGCAGCTGGTTCACCTCCCTCTGGAGCCAGCGG TGTTCTGCAGAGTGTGGTAAAGGCAATCAAACCAGGTCGGTAGTTTGCCTGATGGATCACGTGACGGATCTCCCACTGGACAGCTGTGAAGGGGAACGCCCACCGGAGGGGACGTTATGTGACTCAGGCCCCTGCCAAAACCGGCTGGAGTGGTATACAGGACCGTGGGGCCAG TGTTCGACAGAGTGCGGGACTGGCACACAGACCCGGAGTTTGGCTTGCATTTTCATCAATGATGGTCAAATGGAAGTTGTGGACCAGTTGAAATGTTCCAGCCTttctcagccaatcacagctcagCCGTGCACACTGAAGCCGTGTGGCGTCCAGTGGTACATCACAGAGTGGAGTTCG TGTTCACGCTCCTGCAACGGAGGCTACCGTGTACGTGAGGTTCGTTGTCTAACTGACAGCATTGTCCCAAGCGACCGCTGTGACCCCAATTCGATGCCAGAGAGTCGAGAAGAATGCAACAAACAACCCTGTCTAGCAGAAATAG ATCCATCATGCAGCGATCAGTATCATAACTGTGTGGTGGTGGTTCAAGCCCGACTCTGCATTTATCCGTACTACAGGAGTGTCTGCTGCGCCTCCTGCTCTCGTGCCCAGAAAACATACCccaactcatttcagaaaaactACATCCGCAGGTGA
- the melk gene encoding maternal embryonic leucine zipper kinase: protein MPVERTEQRGAEELHKYYEVYETIGSGGFAKVKLGRHILTGEKVAIKIMNKKDLGDDLPRVKVEIEAMKNLSHQHVCRLYQVIETSTQIFIVLEYCPGGELFDYIIAKDRLSEEETRVFFRQIVSAMAYVHSQGYAHRDLKPENLLIDGDHNLKLIDFGLCAKPKGGLSYELMTCCGSPAYAAPELIQGKAYIGSEADVWSMGVLLFALLCGYLPFDDDNCMVLYRKIARGKFDNPRWLSPGSILLLNQMMQVDPKRRVTVRQLLDHPWVMKDYNSPVEWYSRQPLGHIDEDCITEMAVNMKRSRESTTALVKKWRYDHTTATYLLLLSKKQRGKPVRLRPEPAVCEDCCSPLHQGLQSREVLHFSEDEDAVIVGSLDFCSDYIDDCPWVSAPQHTPQRVRGQPDGTTNKDMRLLSPSVEKRSAHSPTPERSRKTTPHRQERRERDQERASENKENTAVQEKDGEIFALPPPRTPVSSRKNARPNKNVLTTPNQNANGTKPSVVTPKGGDSASKEHNKKRAEENKDSANIEILAFSPERRSRSLDMAVTGDSGKKKRAGKMFGSLERGLDKMITMLTPSKRRALRDGPRKIKVQYNVTLTSQTNPDQVLNQILSILPEKNVDFTQKGYSLKCRTWGDFGKVTMAFELEVCLLQRPEVVGVRRQRLKGDAWVYKHLVEDILSTSSI from the exons ATGCCTGTGGAAAGGACGGAGCAGCGCGGAGCCGAAGAGCTCCACAAATACTATGAAGTCTATGAAACTATCGGCTCAG gagGCTTTGCTAAAGTGAAGCTGGGTCGACACATCCTGACAGGAGAGAAGGTTGCCATTAAAATCATGAATAAGAAGGATCTTGGG GATGACTTGCCACGTGTGAAGGTGGAGATTGAAGCCATGAAGAATCTGAGTCATCAGCATGTGTGTCGACTGTACCAGGTCATCGAGACGTCCACCCAGATATTCATAGTGCTGGAG TACTGCCCAGGTGGGGAGTTGTTTGATTATATCATAGCAAAGGACCGCCTGTCAGAGGAGGAGACCAGGGTGTTTTTCAGGCAGATTGTGTCTGCAATGGCCTACGTCCACAGCCAAGGATACGCACACAGAGACCTAAAACCG GAAAATCTATTGATTGACGGAGACCATAACTTGAAGCTGATAGACTTTGGCTTGTGTGCCAAACCTAAG GGAGGTTTGAGTTATGAGCTGATGACGTGTTGTGGGAGCCCTGCGTACGCTGCTCCTGAACTCATCCAGGGAAAAGCATATATTGGTTCAGAG GCAGACGTATGGAGTATGGGAGTGCTGCTGTTCGCTCTGCTCTGTGGGTACCTGCCCTTCGATGACGACAACTGCATGGTTTTGTACAGGAAGATTGCA AGAGGTAAATTTGATAACCCTCGGTGGCTCTCTCCAGGTAGCATCCTCCTTCTCAACCAGATGATGCAG gtggACCCCAAGCGTCGTGTGACTGTTAGGCAGCTGCTGGACCATCCCTGGGTGATGAAAGACTACAACAGCCCTGTGGAGTGGTACAGCAGGCAGCCG CTTGGCCACATAGATGAAGACTGTATCACTGAAATGGCAGTCAACATGAAGCGATCTAGAGAGAGCACCACAGCGCTGGTGAAGAAG TGGCGGTATGACCACACAACAGCCActtacctgctgctgctgtcaaagAAGCAGAGGGGAAAACCTGTCCGCCTGCGCCCCGAACCAGCTGTCTGTGAGGACTGCTGCTCTCCTCTGCACCAGGGACTACAG TCAAGGGAAGTCCTTCACTTCAGCGAGGACGAAGACGCCGTAATTGTGGGTTCTTTGGACTTTTGCTCGGACTACATTGACGATTGTCCGTGGGTTTCAGCCCCACAGCACACACCCCAGCGGGTCAGAGGCCAGCCAGACGGCACCACAAACAAAGACATG AGGCTGCTCTCTCCATCGGTGGAAAAAAGGTCTGCTCACAGTCCCACCCCAGAGAGGAGCAGAAAAACGACACCACACCGCcaagagaggagggagagagaccaAGAACGAGCCAGTGAGAACAAGGAGAACACCGCCGTCCAAGAGAAAGACGGTGAAATCTTCGCGTTGCCTCCCCCCCGAACTCCTGTATCCAGTAGAAAGAATGCACGTCCCAACAAGAACGTGTTGACCACACCCAATCAAAATGCTAATGGCACCAAACCCAGTGTGGTCACGCCGAAAG GTGGTGACAGTGCATCCAAGGAACACAATAAGAAGAGAGCAGAAGAAAACAAGGATTCTGCAAACATTGAAATACTGGCCTTCAGTCCAGAGCGAAG GTCTCGGTCTCTGGACATGGCTGTCACAGGAGACAGCGGAAAGAAGAAGCGAGCAGGAAAGATGTTTGGTTCACTGGAGAGAGGTCTGGATAAGATGATCACCATGCTGACCCCGAGTAAGAGACGAGCCCTGCGTGACGGTCCACGCAAGATTAAG GTGCAGTATAACGTGACTCTGACCAGTCAGACCAATCCAGACCAGGTCCTCAACCAGATCCTCTCCATCCTGCCGGAGAAAAACGTCGACTTCACACAGAAAGG GTATTCCCTGAAGTGTCGGACCTGGGGTGACTTTGGGAAGGTGACCATGGCGTTTGAGTTGGAGGTTTGCTTGCTTCAGAGGCCGGAAGTTGTCGGCGTTCGTCGCCAGCGACTGAAAGGAGACGCTTGGGTCTACAAACATCTGGTGGAGGACATCCTCTCCACATCCAGTATCTAA